A DNA window from [Chlorobium] sp. 445 contains the following coding sequences:
- a CDS encoding BMP family ABC transporter substrate-binding protein, which translates to MKATGALFLFVLVLFVASCAPKKDGSKTVEPSSSAAFKVGLVFDVGGRGDKSFNDAAFAGLERAVQDFSLKLEYIEPGAGADRKTALEQLAAQPEVKLIVGAGFIFTDDITEVALAFPDKNFACIDYTLDTTRKIPDNLLPILFKEEEGSFLVGALAALISQTGVIGFVGGMDSPLIKKFERGYINGAKYVRPDIQVEVGYAGLSGEGFNNPVKGKELALIQYGRNADVIYHASGKTGDGVFDAAREKQKFAIGVDMNQEDAAPGLVLTSMVKLVDNAVYEVARAVKDGTFKGGQPLVLGLAAKGVDYVYNDKNKALIPDDVRAKVEELRAKIINGELQPL; encoded by the coding sequence ATGAAAGCAACTGGTGCGCTATTTCTTTTCGTGCTTGTGCTCTTTGTTGCAAGTTGCGCTCCCAAGAAAGATGGTTCGAAGACTGTAGAGCCCAGCAGTAGCGCTGCGTTCAAGGTTGGCTTAGTGTTTGATGTTGGCGGCAGAGGCGATAAGTCGTTCAACGATGCGGCGTTTGCGGGCTTGGAGCGCGCTGTACAGGATTTTTCTCTCAAACTCGAGTACATTGAGCCCGGCGCTGGCGCTGACCGCAAAACCGCACTTGAGCAACTTGCTGCACAGCCTGAAGTCAAACTGATCGTGGGCGCCGGCTTTATCTTCACTGACGATATCACCGAAGTTGCACTGGCTTTCCCAGACAAAAATTTTGCTTGCATTGATTACACTCTGGATACGACACGCAAAATTCCAGACAACTTACTGCCAATTCTTTTCAAGGAAGAAGAAGGTTCATTTTTGGTCGGTGCGCTGGCTGCACTGATAAGCCAGACCGGCGTGATTGGCTTCGTAGGCGGTATGGATTCACCACTCATCAAAAAATTTGAGCGTGGCTACATCAATGGCGCAAAATACGTGCGTCCAGATATTCAAGTTGAAGTAGGCTATGCTGGTCTTAGTGGCGAAGGCTTTAACAATCCCGTCAAGGGCAAGGAATTAGCACTGATTCAGTACGGGCGCAATGCCGATGTGATTTATCATGCCTCTGGCAAAACAGGTGATGGCGTCTTTGATGCCGCTCGCGAAAAGCAAAAATTTGCTATCGGTGTGGATATGAACCAAGAAGATGCTGCGCCTGGACTTGTCCTGACAAGTATGGTCAAACTGGTCGATAATGCCGTCTATGAAGTGGCACGTGCAGTCAAGGATGGTACCTTCAAAGGCGGGCAACCGCTCGTCTTAGGTCTTGCTGCCAAGGGAGTTGATTATGTCTATAACGACAAAAACAAGGCGCTGATTCCAGACGATGTACGGGCAAAAGTTGAAGAACTGCGCGCAAAGATTATCAACGGCGAACTTCAGCCGCTCTGA